One segment of Polaribacter huanghezhanensis DNA contains the following:
- a CDS encoding branched-chain amino acid aminotransferase — MNSTIKINPIQNSRIASVDFNNLPFGTVFSDHMFVCDYKDGKWQNPSIQPYAAISLDPSAKIFHYGQSIFEGMKAYKDANENTLLFRPLDNCKRLNKSAERMVIPQVPEKLFMDGLKKLLEIDNAWIPTNEGSSLYIRPFIFATGNGFHASPSTEYKFIIATAPSGAYFAGKVKVLIEEKYARAANGGVGFAKAGGNYAAQFYPTQLAIEKGYNQVIWTDDTSHEYIEEAGAMNIFVRINDTLITSPTSDRILDGITRKSVLQIAKDNGINVEVRKITVKEVVNAAKSGELKELFGAGTAAVISPIAGFGYKEEDFELPELENSFAAQLKKKITDIQTNKTEDPYGWRVQL, encoded by the coding sequence ATGAATTCAACTATAAAAATTAATCCTATTCAAAATTCTAGAATAGCTTCTGTAGACTTTAACAATTTACCTTTTGGGACGGTTTTTTCTGACCACATGTTTGTCTGTGATTATAAAGACGGGAAATGGCAAAACCCATCTATTCAACCATACGCAGCTATTTCTTTAGATCCATCAGCAAAGATTTTTCATTACGGACAATCTATTTTTGAAGGAATGAAAGCCTACAAAGACGCCAATGAAAACACCTTATTGTTTAGACCTTTAGACAACTGCAAACGTTTAAATAAATCGGCAGAAAGAATGGTCATTCCGCAAGTTCCTGAAAAACTTTTTATGGACGGTTTAAAAAAATTATTAGAAATTGATAACGCTTGGATTCCAACTAACGAAGGAAGTTCTTTATACATAAGACCTTTTATTTTTGCTACAGGAAATGGTTTTCACGCTTCACCATCAACTGAATATAAATTTATTATTGCAACGGCTCCTTCTGGTGCTTATTTTGCTGGAAAAGTAAAAGTTTTAATTGAAGAAAAATATGCAAGAGCTGCAAATGGTGGCGTTGGTTTTGCAAAAGCTGGCGGTAATTATGCCGCACAATTTTATCCAACTCAATTAGCCATAGAAAAAGGATATAATCAAGTTATTTGGACTGATGATACAAGTCATGAATATATTGAAGAAGCTGGCGCGATGAATATTTTTGTACGGATAAATGATACGTTAATTACAAGTCCGACTTCTGATAGAATTTTAGACGGAATTACACGTAAAAGTGTTTTGCAAATCGCAAAAGACAACGGAATAAACGTTGAAGTACGTAAAATAACCGTTAAAGAAGTTGTGAATGCTGCAAAAAGTGGCGAATTAAAAGAATTATTTGGAGCTGGAACTGCTGCGGTAATTTCACCAATTGCTGGTTTTGGCTATAAAGAAGAAGATTTTGAGTTGCCAGAATTAGAAAATAGTTTCGCTGCTCAATTAAAAAAGAAAATTACAGACATCCAAACCAATAAAACTGAAGATCCTTATGGATGGAGAGTTCAATTATAG
- a CDS encoding DUF4920 domain-containing protein, which translates to MKNLLKVCVVFLLVFTACKENSTEKKDTKTAEATTSFDSFGALIFDEGAIDSKAMLDRFKSLKVGDTINVKFASKIDEVCSKKGCWMKLDLTDGTQTMVRFKDYGFFMPLDAKDREVIVNGKAFVQETSVADLKHFAEDAGKTKEEIARITMPKVEFTFEADGVLMKK; encoded by the coding sequence ATGAAAAATCTATTAAAAGTGTGTGTTGTTTTCTTATTGGTTTTTACCGCTTGTAAAGAAAATTCAACAGAGAAAAAAGACACAAAAACAGCTGAAGCAACAACAAGTTTTGATTCTTTTGGGGCATTAATTTTCGACGAAGGAGCAATCGATTCGAAAGCAATGTTAGACAGGTTTAAATCGCTAAAAGTTGGCGATACCATCAATGTAAAATTTGCTTCAAAGATTGATGAAGTTTGTTCTAAAAAAGGTTGTTGGATGAAATTAGATTTAACAGACGGAACACAAACAATGGTTCGTTTTAAAGACTACGGATTCTTTATGCCGTTGGATGCTAAAGACAGAGAAGTAATTGTAAATGGTAAAGCATTTGTGCAAGAAACTTCTGTTGCAGATTTAAAACATTTTGCTGAAGATGCTGGTAAAACGAAAGAAGAAATTGCGAGAATTACAATGCCTAAAGTAGAGTTTACCTTTGAAGCAGACGGAGTTTTAATGAAAAAATAA
- the mnmD gene encoding tRNA (5-methylaminomethyl-2-thiouridine)(34)-methyltransferase MnmD, which translates to MKREIVITADGSSTIHLPDWNENYHSTHGAIQEAKHVFISKGLEAISASEISLLEIGFGTGLNCFITFLEAQKKEKLINYVGVEAFPVTKEEVSKLNYVSELKAKQQQLVFDEIHNCHWEEKHQIHSNFWLTKRKQFFKDIVDENQFELIYFDAFGAEHQPELWTVAIFKKMFKALRVNGILVTYSAKGSVRRAMQEVGFTVERLDGPPGKREMLRGTKYSA; encoded by the coding sequence TTGAAAAGAGAAATTGTGATTACTGCAGATGGTTCTTCAACCATCCATTTACCAGATTGGAATGAAAATTACCATTCCACTCACGGCGCAATTCAAGAAGCAAAACACGTATTTATTTCTAAAGGATTGGAGGCGATTTCTGCATCAGAAATTTCGCTTTTGGAAATAGGTTTTGGAACAGGTTTAAATTGTTTTATCACTTTTTTAGAAGCTCAAAAGAAAGAAAAATTAATTAATTATGTTGGAGTAGAAGCATTTCCTGTAACAAAGGAAGAAGTTTCTAAATTGAATTATGTTTCAGAATTAAAAGCAAAACAGCAACAATTGGTTTTTGATGAAATTCACAATTGTCATTGGGAAGAAAAACATCAGATTCATTCTAATTTTTGGTTGACAAAAAGAAAGCAGTTTTTTAAAGATATTGTTGATGAAAATCAGTTTGAACTCATCTATTTTGATGCTTTTGGAGCAGAACATCAACCAGAATTATGGACCGTTGCTATTTTTAAAAAAATGTTTAAAGCATTAAGGGTAAACGGAATTTTAGTAACTTATTCCGCCAAAGGAAGCGTTCGCAGAGCCATGCAAGAAGTTGGTTTTACTGTTGAACGCCTTGATGGTCCGCCAGGAAAAAGAGAAATGCTGAGAGGAACGAAGTATTCAGCGTAG
- a CDS encoding glycosyltransferase family 2 protein, with the protein MIFISVLFYGYIICIFVFVIGFNKIAVFKSTITSEKTAFSVIIPFRNEAKNLPKLADSIQQLKYSKNLVEFLFVDDDSKDNSVEIIEKSFTNTENNISIIKNKRVSNSPKKDAIAAALKNAKNNWIITTDADCVVPKNWLKIIDNFIQQNNCNMIVAPVSYEADSTFLHQFQRLEFMSLQATTISGFGLNIPFLANGANLMYRKDIFEKLNGFEGNNSIASGDDVFLLEKFLRVYKEKVQYLKSKDVIVKTFPVNSFSELIEQRVRWASKTANYNLVIGKLIGVIILTGNAIIAFAPLLLILKIIAFKTFIFYFLLKLFFDYLLVEKMALFENKKMDFKTYLKSSFVYPYFIVWVFLKSIFSNYQWKERAFKK; encoded by the coding sequence ATGATATTCATTAGTGTTTTATTTTATGGCTACATCATTTGCATTTTCGTTTTTGTAATTGGATTTAACAAAATTGCCGTTTTCAAAAGCACAATAACATCAGAAAAAACAGCTTTTTCGGTAATTATTCCGTTTAGAAATGAAGCAAAAAATTTACCAAAATTAGCAGATTCTATTCAGCAATTAAAGTATTCAAAAAACTTGGTAGAGTTTCTTTTTGTTGATGATGATTCAAAAGATAATTCGGTTGAAATTATTGAAAAATCATTTACTAATACTGAAAATAATATTTCAATTATTAAAAACAAAAGAGTTTCTAATTCCCCAAAAAAAGATGCCATTGCTGCAGCATTAAAAAACGCAAAAAATAATTGGATTATCACCACAGATGCAGATTGTGTTGTGCCTAAAAACTGGTTAAAAATCATCGATAATTTTATCCAACAAAACAATTGCAACATGATTGTTGCTCCGGTTTCTTATGAGGCAGACTCAACATTTTTACATCAATTTCAGCGTTTAGAGTTTATGAGTTTACAAGCAACAACTATTAGTGGTTTTGGATTGAACATTCCGTTTTTAGCCAATGGAGCAAACTTAATGTACAGAAAAGATATTTTCGAAAAACTAAATGGTTTTGAAGGCAATAATTCTATTGCAAGTGGCGATGATGTTTTCTTATTAGAAAAATTTTTACGGGTTTATAAAGAGAAGGTTCAGTATCTAAAATCAAAAGATGTTATTGTAAAAACATTTCCTGTAAATTCTTTTTCAGAATTGATAGAACAACGCGTTCGTTGGGCATCAAAAACAGCAAATTATAATTTAGTAATTGGAAAGCTTATTGGAGTCATCATTTTAACAGGAAATGCAATTATAGCATTTGCGCCTTTGTTATTAATTCTAAAAATAATCGCTTTTAAAACTTTTATATTTTACTTTTTATTAAAGTTGTTTTTTGACTATTTATTAGTAGAAAAAATGGCGCTTTTTGAAAACAAAAAAATGGATTTTAAAACCTATCTTAAAAGTAGTTTTGTGTATCCATATTTTATTGTATGGGTTTTTTTAAAATCAATTTTCAGCAATTATCAGTGGAAAGAACGGGCTTTTAAAAAGTAA
- a CDS encoding lysylphosphatidylglycerol synthase domain-containing protein, which produces MNHSNSYKSKQFFALVVKLFIVIGCGYFIYDKIFTNQQQSVFYFLSILTKTNIFSLKNILFLLIFTIFNWFLEISKWKLLANQVQKNSFSETAIQSLASLTASLITPNRIGEYGAKALYFKKALRKKIVALNFVGNISQLVVTIIFGLIGCLYLFFNFKIELDFTNVIFIVIFLVLFFIVFRFIDKKDFIFKGYSIQYFKDKMTGFSKKLLQKVMLLSVFRYLIFSHQFYFLLVIFNVDILYLDAMMCVFSMYVIASIIPMLSLFDILVKGSVAIIVFSFYQVNEASVLAIVLLMWIFNFVLPSIVGSYFVLTFSTDKLIQQKE; this is translated from the coding sequence ATGAATCATTCGAATTCTTACAAATCTAAGCAATTCTTTGCGCTAGTCGTAAAACTTTTTATTGTTATTGGCTGCGGATATTTTATTTATGATAAAATCTTCACGAACCAACAACAGTCAGTTTTTTATTTTTTATCAATTTTGACAAAAACCAATATTTTTTCATTAAAAAATATACTTTTTTTATTGATTTTTACCATTTTTAATTGGTTTTTAGAAATATCAAAATGGAAATTATTAGCAAATCAAGTACAAAAAAATTCTTTTTCTGAAACTGCAATTCAAAGTTTAGCTTCATTAACAGCATCGTTAATTACCCCGAACAGGATTGGAGAATATGGCGCAAAAGCATTATATTTTAAAAAAGCATTGCGAAAAAAAATTGTAGCGTTAAATTTTGTCGGAAATATCTCTCAATTAGTTGTTACCATTATTTTCGGACTTATTGGTTGCTTGTATTTATTTTTCAATTTTAAGATTGAACTTGATTTTACGAATGTAATTTTCATTGTAATTTTTCTCGTTCTGTTTTTTATAGTTTTCAGGTTTATTGATAAAAAAGATTTTATTTTTAAAGGATATTCTATACAGTATTTTAAAGATAAAATGACTGGTTTTTCTAAAAAACTATTGCAAAAAGTGATGCTTCTTTCGGTATTTCGATATCTAATTTTCTCACATCAATTTTATTTTTTATTAGTCATTTTTAATGTTGATATTCTTTATTTAGACGCAATGATGTGTGTTTTTTCCATGTATGTAATTGCATCGATTATCCCAATGTTGTCTTTATTTGATATACTTGTAAAAGGTTCTGTTGCTATCATCGTTTTTTCTTTCTATCAAGTTAATGAAGCAAGTGTTTTAGCAATCGTTTTGCTTATGTGGATTTTTAATTTTGTGCTTCCGAGCATTGTTGGAAGCTATTTTGTGCTTACTTTTAGTACGGACAAATTAATTCAGCAAAAAGAATGA
- the ruvC gene encoding crossover junction endodeoxyribonuclease RuvC has product MSTEKIILGIDPGTTIMGFGVIKIVGKKMEFVQMNELILTKYTDHYLKLKLIFERTIELIDTYNPDEIAIEAPFFGKNVQSMLKLGRAQGVAMAAGLSREIPITEYLPKKIKMAITGNGNASKEQVALMLKSLLDLKTLPKNLDATDGLAAAVCHFYNAGKVVGGKSYTGWSAFVKQNEKRVKK; this is encoded by the coding sequence GTGAGTACAGAAAAAATTATATTAGGTATTGATCCAGGAACTACCATTATGGGGTTTGGTGTCATTAAAATTGTGGGTAAAAAAATGGAGTTTGTTCAAATGAACGAACTGATTTTAACCAAATACACCGATCATTATCTAAAACTAAAACTAATTTTTGAACGAACTATCGAATTAATTGACACCTACAATCCAGATGAAATTGCAATTGAAGCGCCTTTTTTTGGTAAAAATGTACAATCGATGTTGAAATTGGGAAGAGCTCAAGGAGTTGCGATGGCGGCAGGTTTATCGAGAGAAATTCCAATTACAGAATATTTACCAAAGAAAATTAAAATGGCAATTACAGGAAATGGAAATGCCAGTAAAGAACAAGTTGCTCTGATGTTAAAATCCTTATTAGATTTAAAAACGTTGCCAAAAAACCTTGATGCAACAGACGGATTAGCAGCAGCAGTTTGTCATTTTTACAATGCAGGAAAAGTTGTTGGCGGGAAAAGTTATACAGGTTGGAGTGCTTTTGTGAAACAGAATGAAAAAAGAGTAAAGAAGTAG